A single window of Leptospira kanakyensis DNA harbors:
- a CDS encoding PilZ domain-containing protein, whose product MSSERRIYKRISEKVHLTYRVIQSGAGSAQFLPKDKGEGESQDISEGGLLFRTKEPMPLGTRLELELRFPDVKYVLYPKAKVVRLEEFGEGAFYEVGLEFNQLFLDDEKLLLEHIGRLEV is encoded by the coding sequence ATGTCCAGCGAACGCCGAATTTACAAACGAATCTCCGAAAAAGTCCATCTCACATACCGAGTGATCCAATCGGGAGCAGGCTCCGCACAGTTTTTACCCAAAGACAAGGGAGAAGGAGAATCTCAAGATATTTCTGAAGGTGGACTTTTATTCCGAACGAAAGAACCCATGCCTCTTGGCACGAGATTGGAATTAGAATTACGTTTTCCTGATGTTAAGTACGTTTTGTACCCAAAAGCAAAGGTGGTTCGTTTGGAAGAATTCGGAGAAGGTGCCTTCTACGAAGTAGGACTCGAATTCAATCAGTTGTTTCTCGATGACGAAAAACTTTTATTAGAACATATTGGTCGATTAGAAGTATAA
- a CDS encoding response regulator transcription factor: MKTISIGIIEDNVDFLHSLCGVLEENPSLQLKTWNSAEAFWAEDTPKEWDLLILDIGLPGMSGIDVLKTYHTTESRKSLVISSLQTDDAIFSALRNGASGYIWKSELDSLHDTIQTILDGGSVISPSIAAKVLLSFRKPQVLSDPSSVGVEVLTPRERQILELIVEGDSPYQIASLFGTTVGTVRQQIKTIYKKLQVNTRVQMVKKARQFGIF; the protein is encoded by the coding sequence ATGAAAACCATTTCCATTGGTATCATCGAAGACAATGTGGATTTTTTACATTCTCTCTGTGGTGTCTTAGAAGAGAATCCATCTCTCCAGTTAAAAACTTGGAATTCCGCTGAAGCGTTTTGGGCAGAGGATACGCCCAAAGAATGGGACCTTCTGATTTTAGACATTGGCCTTCCTGGGATGAGTGGGATCGATGTCCTCAAAACCTATCATACAACTGAGTCTAGAAAGAGCCTTGTGATTTCTTCCTTACAAACAGATGACGCTATCTTTTCTGCCCTTAGGAATGGGGCTTCCGGTTATATTTGGAAATCAGAATTAGACTCCCTGCATGATACCATCCAAACTATACTTGATGGGGGGAGTGTGATCTCACCTTCTATCGCCGCAAAAGTGTTGTTAAGTTTTCGTAAACCCCAAGTTTTATCTGATCCTTCTAGTGTTGGTGTTGAAGTTCTCACTCCCAGAGAAAGACAAATCTTAGAACTGATCGTAGAAGGGGATAGTCCCTACCAAATTGCCTCTCTTTTTGGAACTACCGTGGGTACGGTGCGCCAACAGATCAAAACGATCTATAAAAAACTCCAAGTCAACACCAGAGTGCAGATGGTGAAAAAAGCCCGCCAATTCGGAATTTTTTGA
- a CDS encoding efflux RND transporter permease subunit — protein sequence MSIASFSIKRPIFISSLVIIMVITGFISLKRIGVDLFPDINIPFVVVSTVYPGAGPEEIETSISKPLEEELSSISGLKRITSRNQEGISMVFAEFNLTTDIKYAEQQVRDKTARVKPLFPESSKEPLVQRFDPSDQPIMRISLFADLPEGELYDLAKEKIKTKLEQVNNVGAVKIIGGSRREIHIELDRNKINSYQVPALAIGNQIKNSGVNIPAGKVEGGDKETSFRTVAKYESLSQIENTVVSFGGEFGRGVLVRDLGQVKDTLQDRQTVGMLYAPIKTEEHEEPSVIGKLLFKYEPPKKERVQKKALFLDVYKQSGANTVEVADGILGKIDSINAQIKDLKGAPKVILIRDGSKWIRANIEDVTIAIILGILLAVIVVYLFLGNIRSTLITGMALPNSMLGAFIIMYAMGFTMNVMTLLALSLAVGLLVDDAIVVRENIFRKLEEGESVIVAARKGTEEVTLAVIGTSLTVIAVFLPIGFLSGIVGQFFKQFGFTVVFAMIISLFDGLTVAPMLSAYFAGKTDIHKKKNIVLRNFDKFQDFLDRMYGIIMNFALKKPWAVILLTFLTLVTSIFSLAFVKKTFLPANDQGEFMVNVEMAPGTSLQGTTEVVEDIQNAIIQFVPEMDLLATVVGNSDGESNIATIGVALLPSEYRNRTTGDVKDQVREFLKQYPQARPKVNDYSAIGGGVQYPFNLNLKGENLKDLEAYSFKVMEELRKIPDLTDVDTTYRTGKPEFQVVPNRAKMQTVGVVAGVMGAELRYHIEGGEVAKYLENGIEYDVRLRLKEDQRNLRKSFYETRVPNIQNRLIPLSAIADGKESSSPARIIREDRSRVVPINANLAPGGAIASASEAATKILKEKLPPPPGISYSFVGQSEDFKELLQNIILAFGMALIFIYLVLASLYESFITPITILFAIPPAISGAFFALAMTGEMLNLFSMIGLILLMGLVAKNSILLVDHAMLAMKEHGMTRDEAIFDAGSKRLRPILMTSLAMIAGTLPIALGIGEASKSRTAMGIAIIGGLVLSTLITLIVVPAVFGYIDRLREKIEGAFRPDYEIRPEDLEG from the coding sequence ATGAGTATAGCTTCCTTTTCGATCAAACGACCCATTTTCATCTCGTCATTGGTCATCATTATGGTGATCACGGGATTCATCTCACTGAAACGAATCGGTGTCGACCTTTTCCCCGACATCAACATTCCCTTTGTCGTGGTTTCGACTGTGTATCCTGGGGCAGGGCCTGAGGAAATAGAAACGTCCATTTCCAAACCTTTGGAAGAGGAACTCAGTTCCATCTCAGGTTTGAAACGGATCACATCCAGAAACCAAGAAGGGATCTCGATGGTGTTCGCGGAATTCAACCTCACGACAGACATCAAATATGCCGAACAACAAGTTCGGGACAAAACGGCCCGTGTGAAACCACTCTTTCCTGAATCCTCCAAAGAGCCACTGGTGCAAAGGTTTGACCCATCCGACCAACCCATCATGAGGATTTCTCTTTTTGCGGACTTACCGGAAGGGGAACTTTATGATTTGGCAAAGGAAAAAATCAAAACCAAATTAGAACAGGTCAACAACGTAGGTGCTGTAAAAATCATTGGGGGTTCTCGTCGGGAAATCCACATCGAACTGGATCGTAACAAAATCAATTCTTACCAAGTCCCAGCCCTTGCAATTGGAAACCAAATCAAAAACTCAGGTGTCAATATCCCTGCCGGAAAGGTAGAAGGTGGCGATAAAGAAACATCTTTTCGTACCGTTGCTAAATACGAATCCTTATCTCAAATTGAAAACACAGTGGTTTCCTTCGGCGGTGAATTTGGACGGGGAGTGCTTGTCCGGGATTTAGGCCAAGTTAAGGATACTTTACAAGACCGCCAAACGGTGGGTATGTTGTATGCTCCTATCAAAACCGAAGAACACGAAGAACCATCGGTCATTGGGAAACTACTTTTTAAATATGAACCTCCCAAAAAAGAAAGAGTTCAAAAGAAAGCTCTCTTTCTGGATGTTTACAAACAATCCGGCGCCAATACGGTTGAAGTTGCCGATGGAATTCTTGGAAAAATTGATTCCATCAACGCACAGATCAAAGACTTAAAAGGTGCTCCTAAGGTCATTCTCATCCGCGATGGATCCAAATGGATTCGTGCCAATATTGAAGACGTTACCATTGCCATCATTCTTGGGATTTTACTTGCTGTTATTGTTGTGTATCTCTTCCTCGGGAACATTCGTTCCACCCTCATCACGGGTATGGCTTTACCAAACTCAATGTTAGGTGCCTTTATCATTATGTATGCCATGGGTTTTACCATGAACGTAATGACTCTTCTTGCACTTTCCCTTGCTGTAGGACTCCTTGTGGATGATGCCATTGTGGTCAGGGAAAATATCTTCAGGAAATTAGAAGAAGGGGAATCTGTCATTGTTGCGGCAAGGAAAGGAACAGAAGAAGTAACTCTTGCTGTCATTGGAACATCCTTAACAGTCATTGCCGTATTCCTTCCGATTGGATTTTTATCGGGGATTGTCGGTCAGTTTTTCAAACAGTTTGGATTTACCGTTGTTTTTGCGATGATCATTTCTCTTTTTGATGGTCTGACAGTGGCGCCAATGTTATCTGCTTACTTTGCAGGAAAAACCGACATCCATAAAAAGAAAAACATTGTATTACGTAACTTTGATAAATTCCAAGACTTTCTGGACAGAATGTACGGAATTATCATGAACTTTGCCCTAAAAAAACCATGGGCAGTCATTCTATTAACCTTCCTCACATTAGTAACTAGTATTTTCTCACTTGCTTTTGTGAAAAAGACCTTCTTGCCAGCGAACGACCAAGGTGAGTTTATGGTGAACGTAGAGATGGCTCCGGGAACTTCCTTACAAGGAACCACAGAAGTTGTTGAAGACATTCAAAATGCCATCATCCAATTTGTGCCTGAGATGGATCTCCTCGCAACCGTTGTTGGTAACAGTGATGGAGAATCCAATATTGCTACCATCGGTGTAGCGCTTCTCCCTTCTGAATATAGAAACCGTACGACAGGAGATGTCAAAGACCAGGTTCGTGAATTTTTAAAACAATACCCTCAAGCAAGACCGAAAGTGAACGACTATTCGGCGATTGGTGGTGGGGTTCAATACCCATTCAACTTAAACCTAAAGGGTGAGAATCTAAAAGACCTGGAAGCGTATTCCTTTAAAGTTATGGAAGAGCTCCGAAAAATTCCTGACCTTACGGACGTGGACACAACTTACCGCACAGGAAAACCAGAATTCCAAGTGGTGCCAAACCGTGCGAAAATGCAAACCGTGGGTGTGGTCGCTGGTGTTATGGGTGCTGAACTTCGATACCATATTGAAGGTGGGGAAGTGGCTAAGTATTTGGAAAATGGAATTGAGTATGATGTAAGGCTTCGTTTGAAAGAAGACCAAAGAAACTTACGTAAGTCTTTCTATGAAACTCGAGTGCCAAACATCCAAAACCGACTCATTCCACTCAGCGCCATTGCTGATGGAAAAGAAAGTAGTTCTCCGGCAAGGATCATCCGAGAAGACAGATCCCGAGTGGTTCCAATCAATGCAAACCTTGCACCGGGTGGCGCGATAGCTTCTGCTTCTGAGGCAGCAACAAAGATTCTGAAAGAAAAACTTCCGCCGCCGCCGGGAATCAGCTATTCCTTTGTGGGCCAATCGGAGGATTTTAAGGAACTTTTACAAAACATCATCCTTGCTTTTGGAATGGCGCTTATCTTCATCTATCTAGTGTTAGCTTCATTGTATGAATCCTTTATCACTCCGATTACGATTTTATTCGCGATCCCTCCTGCCATTTCGGGAGCATTCTTTGCTCTTGCTATGACTGGAGAGATGTTGAATTTATTCAGTATGATTGGACTCATCCTACTTATGGGACTTGTTGCCAAAAACTCCATCCTACTTGTGGATCATGCTATGCTTGCCATGAAAGAACATGGAATGACAAGAGATGAAGCCATCTTTGACGCTGGATCCAAACGGCTCCGTCCTATCCTAATGACATCCCTTGCGATGATTGCAGGAACTTTGCCAATTGCTCTCGGAATTGGTGAGGCTTCTAAGTCAAGAACAGCCATGGGGATTGCGATCATTGGGGGACTTGTCCTTTCCACTCTCATCACGCTCATTGTGGTGCCAGCAGTGTTTGGATACATTGACCGCCTCCGTGAAAAAATTGAGGGAGCTTTCCGTCCTGATTATGAAATCCGGCCGGAGGATTTAGAGGGCTGA
- a CDS encoding histidine kinase — protein sequence MFQRLSGFFRGIPLEPISLLAVYSEIISKLYFLGFAYCLAYIQSVYLEWNAPDQTNCILSAIQLVLSVILVSTSFFFRRFFGFAPIIVRLTFFLLVLVEIETGFHDPSIPYFDPRNWLTITALLATSSFFYPGLVWQYILEWSVVLLIYIIRVYFANQTVIPLETWREMSTIFPLFLVAFFLNHWWFRTRYIAAYRGMLLEEKRRTFFQDIHDSLGSQLTDLVILTQKLEKTPKEITEIQLQKLKQLSESALQSLRTQVQEEDQRELFQESLLDGLKLSIKKRYKLAGRNVNLEWVGSAEDPIIKIKDPEMAHHILQIFKEITTNDLRYGEGISTWKIERMLDHLQFRFFTEPKGIENPEKKSKTQNQQEENVFILGIGERGLYQRIKTLGGEIKITEFPYQIDMKLPLGVFDL from the coding sequence ATGTTTCAAAGGTTATCTGGTTTTTTTCGTGGGATCCCTCTCGAACCGATTTCTCTCCTCGCTGTTTATTCAGAAATTATTAGTAAACTTTATTTCTTGGGGTTTGCGTATTGTTTGGCTTACATCCAAAGTGTGTATTTGGAATGGAATGCCCCAGACCAAACCAATTGTATTTTATCTGCTATCCAACTTGTTCTCAGTGTCATCCTAGTTTCGACTTCCTTTTTTTTTAGAAGGTTCTTTGGATTTGCCCCTATCATTGTCCGATTGACTTTTTTCCTTTTGGTTTTGGTGGAGATTGAAACAGGTTTTCATGATCCTTCCATTCCTTATTTTGATCCCAGAAATTGGTTAACCATCACAGCTTTACTTGCTACCTCTTCTTTCTTTTATCCAGGCCTTGTTTGGCAGTACATTTTGGAATGGTCAGTGGTTCTTTTGATATACATCATCAGGGTTTATTTTGCCAACCAAACGGTGATTCCACTCGAAACATGGCGAGAGATGTCGACCATTTTCCCTTTGTTTTTAGTGGCTTTCTTTTTGAACCATTGGTGGTTTCGAACCAGATACATTGCGGCTTATCGCGGGATGTTGTTAGAAGAAAAACGAAGAACTTTTTTCCAAGACATCCACGATAGTTTGGGTTCACAACTGACAGATTTGGTGATACTAACGCAAAAACTTGAAAAAACTCCAAAGGAAATCACCGAAATCCAATTACAGAAATTAAAACAACTATCTGAGTCTGCACTCCAATCTTTACGGACTCAAGTCCAAGAAGAAGACCAAAGAGAATTGTTTCAGGAATCGTTGTTAGACGGTTTGAAATTATCCATTAAAAAAAGATACAAACTAGCAGGTCGGAATGTTAACTTAGAGTGGGTAGGCTCCGCTGAAGATCCTATCATTAAAATTAAAGATCCAGAAATGGCACACCATATCCTTCAGATTTTTAAAGAGATTACAACGAATGACTTACGGTATGGAGAAGGGATCTCCACTTGGAAGATCGAACGTATGTTGGATCATTTACAATTTCGATTTTTTACAGAACCAAAGGGCATAGAGAACCCAGAAAAAAAATCTAAAACTCAAAACCAACAAGAGGAAAACGTTTTTATCCTTGGAATCGGCGAACGCGGATTATACCAACGAATCAAAACTTTGGGTGGGGAAATCAAAATCACAGAATTCCCCTATCAAATAGATATGAAACTTCCCCTAGGAGTTTTTGATTTATGA